DNA from Desulfobacterales bacterium:
AACTCCCTCGTACAGCGCGGGCTGATCGAAGGCGTAGCGAAGCGTCCCGGTCATCGGGTGCATGCCGACGGTACCGATGACCAACCCCAGGATACCGGCCATCAATCCCTTGATCGGGGATCCGGCGCCGATGGCCCCGATGGTGCTCATGGCAAAGATCACGATCCAGAAGAACTCCGCCGAACGAATTTCCAGCGCAACCGATGCCACGATCGGCGCGCCGAACAACAGAAAAATGGTGCTCACCTGTCCGCCGACAAAAGACGAACAGATATCCGTGCCCAGAGCGAGTCCGCCCTTGCCCTGCTGGGTCATCGGGTAGCCGTCCAGCATGGTGGCGACGGCAGCAGGCGTGCCCGGCACGTTGATCAGGATGCCGGCAATGGAGCCGCCATATATGGCGCCGCAGTAGACGGCGCCCAGAAAGATCAGGGCGGCAACCGACGACATGTCGAAGGTGAAGGGAACGAGCAGGGCGATCCCCAGGGTCGCCGAGATGCCCGGCATGGCGCCGAGGATGGTTCCCAGAACCGCGCCTCCGAACGCAAGCAGAAGATGTTGAAACTGAAAGGCGACGATCGCTCCATTCAAAATCTGATCAAACATTCCGTGAATCCTTTTGTGTCGCGGGAGGCGACCCGGACCGATCTCAGTAAAGCAGGCCGTGGGGGACGGGCACTCCCAATACAAAACCGAAAAAGAAGTAGAGGAAAAGAAGGCCTCCGGCCGTCACCGCAAGAACCAGCGAAAACGGCCGGACACCCAAATACGTCATGTGGACGATGATATAGATTCCGGTTGCCGTGAAGAAACCCAAAATAGGCACCGAAACCGCAAAGGCGGCGATCAAGGCGACATTGACGAACGAGCGCCTGAAAGTTGCCGGATCCTTTTTTTCGGTTTTGCCGACCGGCCGCGGCCGCAAACTTCCGGCAAGCAAGCCCAGGCTGAAGACCCCCAACAACCCCCACATCCACAGGGGCCAATTGGCGGCCCGCTTTGGAAAATCAAGCGCCGCCACGAACCCGACAATGCTGATCACCAGAAAGACGATCGCCGAAATTGCGTCTCGGGCTTCAGCCCCCTTTGGCCACCGTGTCATTTCTCCTCCCGGTTATCTAAGATACTATTTCTTGATGTATCCGCCCTTGATGAAGTACTGGATGAGATCACCCACCAGCGCCTGCTGTTCCTTCATGGTCTTTCCGAACCGTTCTCCGATCTGGGGTTCCACAACGGTGATGTTCCGCTTTTTGGCGTTTTCAAGATAGTCGGCATCGTTGAAACTGATTCTGAAAGCTTCCTGGTAGACCTCGATAAGGTCTTTGGGCGCACCGGACACGACGGCAAAGCCGCGGGTCGAACCCAGTTCACCCAGGTCAAGGCCCAGGGCTTCTTTGATGGTGGGAACGTCCGGAATCAGTTCATAACGGGATGACCACAGGATGGCGGCATCCTTCTGCGAATCCTTGGTCTGGATATGGTCAAAGACGTTTCCAATGGCGATATCCACCTCTCCGGACTGTAGGGCGCGATTGGCCGGGGCCCCGCCGGCATACGGAATGAACGAAAACTCCACCCCCGCCTTCTGCGCCACGGCATACATGGCCAGATGGTCATCAGAGAGCGGTCCGTCGGCGCCCACGGTCACTGAGCCGGGTTTGGCCTTGGCAGCCGCGAGGGCTTCCTTCAACGAGCCATATTTGGAGCTTTTGGCCAGGCGGATGACGTTGGGGTCAATCACGTTGACGCCCAGCGGTGCGAATTTCTCGAGCCACGGCGAGAATCCGGCCTTGCGGGCGGCCTCAACGAGCGGGACAGCCGGCAGATTGATGACGCCGATGGTCGAACCATCCTTCTGGGTGTGGGCAAGACTGGTCCAGCCGATTTCTCCTCCGGCGCCGGGGAGGTTGACGACGACGGCGTTCACCTTGCTGCCGGTGAGCTCCAGAATCGCCTTCTCCCAATAGGGCAGCGTCATCCGGGCCAGCGCATCGCTGGATCCCCCGGCGTTGTAAGAGACGATCACGCGGATCGTGGACGGCATTTTGACATTGGCGTACTTCGGAGCCGCCATCACACTTGGCGCAAAAACGAGCACCATAAGGACACAGGCCACAACGAGAGTCGAAAGTCGTTTTTTCATGAGATGATCCTCCTTTTTTCTCCTGGTTGCCAATTACTTAGGGACAAGCAATCTGACTTCCGGAATTTCATGTTCTTCCGTTTATATTAAATGACAGGAACTCGTTTCTTGAAAGCGAATAGATCAAAAAATCTTGAATGTATTCAGCAACACGGCAAACCCGAAAATGTGAGAGAGTTCGATCAGGGTGCTAATGGTTAATCAGATAGCAGCCGAAAGCCGGGTTGTCAAGCACCGCTTTTTCTAAAGCACCGCTGCGTTGCGGCTGTTTTGGCAAAAACCACTGTTTGGTCTTGACTGACCCGTGCGGCTTTCCTCATTTTTTAAAAAAGTTGTATTTCAGCAGGCACCAGAGCGCCCAGACACCATCACGCCAGTTTATTTTTTTGCCTTCCTGGTAGGTTCGACCATGATAGGATATGGGGACCTCGTAGATCCGGATCCCCTTTATCTTCGCAATTTTTGCAGTAATTTCCGGTTCGAATCCGAAGCGGTCTTCTTCAATGGTAATCCCTGCAAGCGCCTGCCGGGTAAATACCTTGAAACCGGTTTCCATATCCGACAGATTGATGTCGGTAAACACATTGGAAAGGGTTGTCAAAATTTTGTTGCCGACAAAATGCCAGAAGTAGAGCACGCGGTGAGCGCCGTGCCCGCTGAACCTTGAACCGTAGACCACATCGGCTTTGCCGCTGAGGATCGGCTGGAGCAGCACCGGATACTCGGCCGGATCATATTCCAGGTCCCCATCCTGGATCAGGATGATATCGCCGCCGGCTTTTGAAAAACCGGTTCGCAAGGCGCTCCCTTTGCCCGTGTTGCGTTCGTGCAAAAAAACGCTGATTTTGGGATTCTGAAGCCCTTGCAGGACTTCCCGGGTGCCGTCCGTCGACCCGTCGTCCACCACAATGATTTCCTTACGATACGGCACAGCCAGAACCGCCCGCAGGGTTTCGGCAACCGTTGCCTTTTCGTTGAACACCGGCATGACGATGCTCAACAGAAAATGATCAACTGAAAATCCCGATTCATTCATAGCTTCCTTTGCGCCTGAAATAGGTTCTGATGGAGTGCAGTGACCAGAGCGCCGCAGCATAAAGCTCCGGCCGCAGCGGTATGGAGTAGCGCGGCCACGGAGCAAATATCATATACAGGAATGTAAAATAGATCAACCCTGCAAAAAGGAAAACCGGCAGAGACGAAAAAATATTTTCCCTGCGCCAAGCGGCGGCGATGATAAGAAAAAGGCCTGACAAGGCCAGAATCAGCAGAAGCGGGTGCAGGCACTTTATACCGAAACGGGACAGGTCGGCGGCAAACGATCGACGGTAGAGGGAGGTTGCCGTCGGATAAATGTAGACATCCCCCACACCCTGGATGATATCCCAACGCCAAAGATAGTAGGGTTTGCCGATAAAATACCATTTCAGATAGGCAAAGGGCCTTTGTTTGGCGCGTTCCCACAAAATCCGCCTGAAATTTTCAAATGACGCGCCAAAGGCGGGCTGCTGGGGGTCTTCCCGGTATGGAAAACGGAAAAAGCGCGGGTCTTTGTATATAAAATTTGGGTAAGCGCCGTGACTGAGCGTGGCGACGGCTCTGTCCGATGCCTTGGGGGCGTCAGCGGGAACCGTCAGATTATTGCGAAGATTCCAGGCAAGGGGAAACAACAGGAAAACCCCTAAAAAAACGCAGCATTGCTGAATGGATTTAATTTCCCTGCGGCGGTAATAATACCCGAAGGACAACC
Protein-coding regions in this window:
- a CDS encoding glycosyltransferase family 39 protein; this encodes MKTSFKDARQYADYGFNLAQHATFSLERNSPAPKPDSFRSPGYPLLIALSIQAGGDRGFYPLMLYVQAVFGALTVLLTFFLCRRFMPSWASLTAAGLVAICPHLIVMTSYLLTETLFGFLLLAALVCFQSAFAKRGTLFFLFGGILFGSAYLVNEAVLFLPFLLAGLSFGYYYRRREIKSIQQCCVFLGVFLLFPLAWNLRNNLTVPADAPKASDRAVATLSHGAYPNFIYKDPRFFRFPYREDPQQPAFGASFENFRRILWERAKQRPFAYLKWYFIGKPYYLWRWDIIQGVGDVYIYPTATSLYRRSFAADLSRFGIKCLHPLLLILALSGLFLIIAAAWRRENIFSSLPVFLFAGLIYFTFLYMIFAPWPRYSIPLRPELYAAALWSLHSIRTYFRRKGSYE
- a CDS encoding tripartite tricarboxylate transporter TctB family protein, whose protein sequence is MTRWPKGAEARDAISAIVFLVISIVGFVAALDFPKRAANWPLWMWGLLGVFSLGLLAGSLRPRPVGKTEKKDPATFRRSFVNVALIAAFAVSVPILGFFTATGIYIIVHMTYLGVRPFSLVLAVTAGGLLFLYFFFGFVLGVPVPHGLLY
- a CDS encoding tripartite tricarboxylate transporter substrate-binding protein is translated as MKKRLSTLVVACVLMVLVFAPSVMAAPKYANVKMPSTIRVIVSYNAGGSSDALARMTLPYWEKAILELTGSKVNAVVVNLPGAGGEIGWTSLAHTQKDGSTIGVINLPAVPLVEAARKAGFSPWLEKFAPLGVNVIDPNVIRLAKSSKYGSLKEALAAAKAKPGSVTVGADGPLSDDHLAMYAVAQKAGVEFSFIPYAGGAPANRALQSGEVDIAIGNVFDHIQTKDSQKDAAILWSSRYELIPDVPTIKEALGLDLGELGSTRGFAVVSGAPKDLIEVYQEAFRISFNDADYLENAKKRNITVVEPQIGERFGKTMKEQQALVGDLIQYFIKGGYIKK
- a CDS encoding glycosyltransferase family 2 protein → MNESGFSVDHFLLSIVMPVFNEKATVAETLRAVLAVPYRKEIIVVDDGSTDGTREVLQGLQNPKISVFLHERNTGKGSALRTGFSKAGGDIILIQDGDLEYDPAEYPVLLQPILSGKADVVYGSRFSGHGAHRVLYFWHFVGNKILTTLSNVFTDINLSDMETGFKVFTRQALAGITIEEDRFGFEPEITAKIAKIKGIRIYEVPISYHGRTYQEGKKINWRDGVWALWCLLKYNFFKK